CCATATGGAGAGGTGTCCGAGCTGGCCGAAGGAGCACGATTGGAAATCGTGTAGGCGTCACAAGCGTCTCGAGGGTTCGAATCCCTCTCTCTCCGCCAGATAATTTTTTTAGCAAGGCCCGTTGGTCAAGGGGTTAAGACACCTCCCTTTCACGGAGGTAACAGGGGTTCGAATCCCCTACGGGTCATAATATGGAGGCTTAGCTCAGCTGGGAGAGCATCTGCCTTACAAGCAGAGGGTCGGGGGTTCGATCCCCTCAGCCTCCACCATATAAACTCTATAACGACGCGGGGTGGAGCAGCCCGGTAGCTCGTCGGGCTCATAACCCGAAGGCCGCAGGTTCAAATCCTGCCCCCGCAATTATACTTTCCTTTGAGAAAGTGATCTGGAACCGTGGTGTAGTTGGCCTAACATGCCTGCCTGTCACGCAGGAGATCGCGGGTTCGAATCCCGTCGGTTCCGCCATTTTTTAATTAAATATACACCGTGCCGGTGTAGCTCAACTGGTAGAGCAACTGACTTGTAATCAGTAGGTTGGGGGTTCAAGTCCTCTCGCCGGCACCATTTTTAGTATTTACATCTGAATTTGTGATAGAATGTATATTACAAGTAAAATTGTTAATACTAAGATTCTCTTAGTGGATGAATGGCTTACTCTATGGCGGTCGTGGCGAAGTGGTTAACGCACCGGTTTGTGGATCCGGCATTCGGGGGTTCAATTCCCCTCGATCGCCCCATGATTTTTTAATGGGGATTAGCCAAGCGGTAAGGCAACGGACTTTGACTCCGTCATGCATAGGTTCAAATCCTATATCCCCAGCCATTTCATTACGAGTCATTAGCTCAGTTGGTAGAGCACCTGACTTTTAATCAGGGTGTCGAAGGTTCGAGCCCTTCATGACTCACCATTATATTTTGCGGTCGTGGCGGAATTGGCAGACGCGCACGGTTCAGGTCCGTGTGGGCTAACCCCCGTGGAGGTTCGAGTCCTCTCGACCGCACCATATGTTTTGCGGAAGTGGCTCAGCGGTAGAGCATCGCCTTGCCAAGGCGAGGGTCGCGGGTTCGATTCCCGTCTTCCGCTCCAATATTTGCGCCCTTAGCTCAGCTGGATAGAGCGTTTGACTACGAATCAAAAGGCCGGGAGTTCGAATCTCTCAGGGCGCGCCATTATTCTCATAAGTATCGGGATGTAGCTCAGTTTGGTAGAGCACCTGGTTTGGGACCAGGGGGTCGCATGTTCAAATCGTGTCATCCCGATTTTTTTTATTTTGCGGGTGTAGTTCAATGGTAGAACTTTAGCCTTCCAAGCTAATAGCGTGGGTTCGATTCCCATCACCCGCTTCCTAGTAACATACAGAAAAGCCTTTGCTTATAGCAAGGGCTTTTTTTGTGCTTTAAAAAGAATAAGTGTATTCCTTTTAAAATAGGGTCAATTGTCATTTGATTAAGGATGAAATCTTTGTTTAAATAAATAGAACAATTCGTATCTGATTAACCGCATTTATTTATGAAGGAGGACAAACAGTAATGAAAAGAGCTTTGGTCATTGGTGGAAACGGAACATTAGGTAAAGCCGTTGTTGCGAAACTGAGAGATTATTCCGTTGAGGTTATTACAGCAGGTAGACAATCCGGGGATGTTCAGGTGGATATGATGTCGACAGAGAGTATTACTACCCTCTTCGAAACGGTGAGAAATATTGATTACGTCATTGTGGCGGCGGGCCAGACCCATTATGCGAAACTCGAAGAACTTACACCTGAGAACAATATGATTAGTGTGCAGGGTAAACTGCTTGGACAGGTCAATATCGTATTGATTGGACAGCACTATATTAACGACAAGGGGAGTTTCACGCTGGTCAGTGGCATTATACAAGACCACCCTATTGAGCAAGGTGCATCAAGTGCTATGGTCAATGGGGCTATTGATTCGTTTGCCAGAGCGGCAGCGTTTGAGTTACCAAGAGGCATTCGTTTGAATTCGGTTAGTCCTAATTTGTTTGTAGAGTCGGCGGAAAAATATAAGGATTTCTTTATTGGATTTAATCCCGTACCTGTAGAGAAAGTGGCTAATACGTTTATCCAGAGTGCACTTGGGATTGAAACAGCCCAAAATTTTAAAATATATTAAAAGCTGGACAGTTATATATGATTTTGATGAAATACCTATCCCTAATTAGTTGTAGGAAGAGAAGGGTGTACATGAAATGCATTTAAATGTTAAGCATGTAGAATGATTTTTCCTGAAACAGGACTGAATGAGGCCATATGGAATATTAAATATAAAGGAGATCCACCGAAAATACGGTGAATCTCCTTTTGTTTGTTGTGGATGAAATAGTCGGTATGTTTGGAATCAGGGAGCAGGTAGTCCAAGAACTTCGAGCATTTCATTACGTTTGAGCGATTCGGCAATGGGGCCGTCAATGAGCCATTTCTTAGCATTGAGGACATAGACATGGCCATTTTGAACAGCGGGTAGGCTTTTCCACACTTGGAGTAGCTGGATTTCGTTGAGTTCATCTTTTGTTTTTTGCAACGCTTCAGCTGATCCATCTGAGCTAATGGACACGATAAAAAGATAGTCTGCTTTGATTTCAGGCAAAAGCTCTACCGAGATACTGGCATTCATCCGATCCGGATTCTCTGCCTCAAGTTTGGTAACGAGAGCATCGGGAGTGAATCCAACCTCATAACCCGCTCCTACATAACTGGAAGCTGGGAATGGCGTGGATGGAATGGACGAGAAGAACAAACGCATATCTTTCTCTTCCAGGCGCAGGAATGCAACTGTAGGTTTGGTTTTGGTGATATCGGCTGAAAGCTTCTGAGCTTCAGTTACTTGATCTTTATTTTTTTGTAAAAGCTGTTCAGCTCGCTCTTCAATATCCAGTGCAGTAGCTACCTGCACGATAGATTCCTGCCAATTACGGCGATCATAAGTGATCGTAGGCGCGATCTTCTCGAGTTGTTCGAGAATTTTGGCATCCAAACTGGCATTGGCAATAATGAGGTCCGGATTGGCGCTGACTACAGCTTCAAAATTGACACTTTCATTGATGGGTTCGACATCCACGCCTTGAGCTTCAAGTTGCTCATTCAGGTAATCTTGCCGACCAATAGGTGTAGCAAGTACCAGTGGTACCTCCAAGGAGAGGATAATGTCCTCCATATTAATGGACACAATCCGTTCGGGATGTGCCGGGATTTTTTTGCTGCCACTAGCGCTCTCCACGGTCTTAGTAGCTGATTCAGTGGATGAGTCGCCATCTGTCCCCGCAGCTGACTTTACGCCATCTGCAGATGGCTGCGAAGTGCTTGCAGGTGTCTGCCCACACGCAACAAGTAACATGGCGAGTATGAACAGGATCCCCGTTATTTTGACATAATGCTGTTTGTACATCATAATCCCCCTGTGTTTCTAATGATATTGATTCTCAGTACACTATATATTGTAGCGGTCTCATGTTGGGGGAGACATAGCCTTCTGTGCTATCCGGTCATGGATTAATGTGCTGAGTCCCACCAAAAAGTTTCAGGGTTTCATCGATGATCTGATCATGGGCATATGGTGAATAATCCAACCAAGGCATTTCATCAAGCAGATATACATGTTGGTTCTGCACAGGCATCAAATCTTGCCATAACTGAGTATGTTGTACTTTATGCCAACGTTGCTGGGATTCTGAGTCCTGGTCCACAATCAGTAACATGCGATCTCCAACCATTTGAGGCAACTCCTGATCATCCAATACACGATAGACTTGCCCTGGAAGCAGATCGTGTGAAGGCGACACGTCGAGATCGTTATATAGAACAGCGCCCCCATTGCGTCGCCCGTAGATTAACAGATGACCCATCATGATATGAATAATGGAGACCGTATCCTTACCGATTAAATGAGTAAGCTGCTCTTTGGCTTGGATTACCTTGTCATCGTACTGCTCCAACCATTGCTGAGCATCTTGTTGCTGTCCCACAATGGAGGCAACTTGTATGAAGTGTTCCCGCCAGCTCAATCCTTTCCATGGGATAACGATGGTAGGCGCAATTCGCTGCAGCGTTCTTTTTAACGTATTGGCTTCGTACTCATTACAGAGTATGAGGTCCGGGCTCGCTTGCATCAACAACTCAACGTTGGTTTGCCAGATACGAGGATTCATGCGTTTGCTACGTCCCAGATGATAAGGGATATTCGAGAAAAACAGATTCCTGTGTTGATCCCGTCGGTTATCGATCAATGCCGCATGGGGGATGATCTGTAATGCCAGCAGATGGCCAGTGGTTCCGAAGGAGAGAGTGGCAATTTTACTGCGTTTCTGCCGTTGATAGGTAGAGGGAGACACGCCAACATATTTTTTGAATTTGCGACTAAAGTAAAACTCGTCCTGAAAACCAACCTGTGAGGCGATATGTTTGATGGTTTGGCCGGGGACGAGCAGCATCTCTTTGGCCCGGTCCATGCGGATGCTATTCACGTATTCCATGGGACTGATGCCAGTGCTATTTTTGAATACCCGCGAATAGTGCCACACACTCATGCCTGCCACTCCGGCAAGAACTTCACGAGAAAGATGCTCAGCATATCCAAGCTCAATAAGTTCAATCGTTTGATCCAAAGCAGAGGTGTGTTCGGAATCTCCTATTGAACTTTCTTTGGGAGGAGCATACACATGGGTCAACAATTCATGCATCAAAGTCTGAATACGAAATGGACGATTTTCTTGAGGTACAGAGATGCATTCGTGGAGCTGTGAGGCAATTCTGGTACATTCCTGAAAAAGTTCATGCGGTAATTCATCAGCGTAAGATGAACGAAGTAACCCTTTTTGGTATACCTCCCTTACAGTAGAGCCGGAAGTAGCTTTATTGATATCGGAGAGAGGCTTCAACATATCAAAATATATCGCGATGCCCTGTAAAGGATGAACCTCATCCGTTGTATATTCTATCGCTGTTCCTGGCAGGATCAGATACATTTTGCCGAGTGTGGCATGATTCAGCCTGTGCCCAATACGGATATTGGCCTCACCACCAGTACAGATGAGCAGAAGATGTGAGTCCGTTAATACGAATGGGGGAAGAAAAGACGCTTGATCGAGAACTTCGGATGTCTTGAATCTTGCATATAGGTCACGGGTATGTTCACCGTTAGATATCAGTGGAAAGACTTGCAAAGTCACCAGAATCCCTCCTTAACTTGCAATAGTAACATTACATATGATGTATTTGAGAATCATTATCAATTATTGCATATTGTCATACAAATAAGAAGTCCATATGATAATATGAAAATGAAATAGCGAATTCTGATCATTTAACCGTGTAACTCTCCACTATAAATTGAATTGAATTAGGTTACCGAGTTGGAAAATAGCCATTACATAGTTACTATCATGCAAACCGTTGAGCGAATAACCAGTAAAAATCTCAACTGATGTTAATCGTAGAATTACTTAAATAACAGATCATTTAATTCACTACGCAAAAAAAGACAAGCCCCTCTCCTACGATGTCCGCAGGAAGAGGAACTTGTCTTTTTAATTAGAGCTTGCGATTAGTATCTTTCCAGAATCGTCTGTGTTTTCAAGCCATCTGCAGGAATCAGCCAGTTGTTGTTCTCCAGCAATTGCAGCAGTTGGGTACGCAGTCCGGATACGGCTACAGCATCATCGGTTTTGAAAGAAACCTCTACGATATTCTCAATACCTGTACCTGCTGCGTCACGGATCGGCCATACTTCGAGTGTAAGCTCTTGACCATTCCATGTACCTTCATATCGTTGGAACGTTATCGGACCATATGCACGGGATTGAGTCAGTTGCTGCTTGCCCCAGTTGGAGGAAGTCCAGTTTTTCAATTTGCCCGGAAGCTTGTCCAGTAACATGTTCAAGGCTTCTTGCTGCGAAGGAAGTTGAACACCTGTCGTTTTGGTATCGACTTTTTTGGTATTGGAGAAGCTTAGTGTCTGTTTGCCGTATCCCCAATCGATTTCAGCCTCGTAATTATCATCAGACTTATCAAATCCTTCTTGGTTAGCGAGAGTCAGCGCTGCGTTGATATCGCCATTGATCACAGGGTAGCGTTTTTTATAAGTCAATTCGTAGTTATTCTTGTCATCTTTTTTTCGAAAACGAACGTTCCATCCTTGTTGATCCAATCCGAGAGCATTGGTGTCGAAGTACTCTACGTTAATGTTTCTTGGCGTGGAACTCAGGCCGAGTGTCTGAATCACTTCACTGCGTGGTGTCCCATCTGTATTCAAAACCAGTTCCGGCTTGGCCAGAAACTTCACTTCATAAGCAGGAACGGCATTGGCAGCAGCTGAAGCCTGGGGTGCTCCCAGAAATGTCATTCCACTTCCCAATGTTACGATGCTCAGCATGAATGAGGCGGTTACCTTTTTCCACTTTTTCAAAACCAATCACTCTCCTAATCTGGATTAATGTACAGATCCCACTTTATCGCCCGAGTATCTGAAAGCGATTAACGGGGAGCGCACATTGCGTTAACCCTGCATAGATTTGATGAATGGCAAACGATAGTTTATAGCGGATCAGGGCAATCAGCCATAGAAAGGGGGGAGCCGTGACTCACCTCTCGTAGCACTTCTTTGAAGCGGTTTACCTGAACTGAAGGGTGGCGGTCCTTGTTATGTACCGTATAGATATGGCGCGGCGCTTGCTCTCCCGGAATGGGAAGAACTTGAATGAGCCCGTGCTGTTCCTCCCACTGTACCGCCATCCGAGACATGAATGAGACATGCCCCCCGATTAACACGAGCTGTTTGATCGCTTCCAGGGAATCCATCTCCACGGTACTCCGCAAACGAATATCATGTTGCGCAAGCCATTGATTGGTTAACCGACGAGTACTGGATTCATTGCCGTGTAGGGCAAAAGGAATCTGCGCGATATGATCAGGGGTTAATGCATCCTTCTGGGCCAACCCATGCTGCGGAGAACAGATCAATACCAGGTCGTCTTCACACAACGTCTCAGCTTGCAGTGCGGGTCCAACAAATGGCTCGGAAGAGATCACCCCCAGATCAATCTGATGTCGAATCAACATCTCGCGAATAACAGGTGATGGTTTGACGGATAAGATGATACGAATGCCCGGGAATTCCTGCGAAAAGGTATTGAATATGGCAGGCAGCAGATATGTAGCCGGTACATAGCTTGCTCCAATGTGCAGGGTGCCCCGATAGAGACTGTCATATTCCTTTACGATCCGCCTTGCCTCTTGGGTCAGAGCATTGATTTTGACAGAATAGTGGAGCAAAGCCTGTCCGGCCTCGGTTAAAAAAGTCTTCCCACTCCGCGATTCAAATAATCGCACACCCATCTCTTCCTCCAATGACTTCATATGAAATGTAACGGTAGGTTGTTTGATCCCCAGTAACTCGGCCACGCTTGTCATGTGATGATGCTTGTCGATCAGCTCAACAATTTGCAATTTGATCAGATTCAATGTTCCGACACTCCTCTCACTTCTACTATATAAATTGAACTAAAGATTTACACAGACACTACGATGACAGAACAACCTTCCAATCGCTGTTATCCCCAGATTTTTTTGATTCCCTTTCTCAAAGGGAAAATCCGGTGATAAAGGCGAACGCTCCGCTTTTTCAGGTTTTTTCTGTCCTCTCCGTTATCGTGCAAATGATTAGTTCACCTACTATAGATTTAATCTATGAACATCAACAGAATTCATCTAAAAAGTTAATTCCAATTTTACATACAAGACATACAACTCGCGAAAGCGGACGTTAGACTGAGAACAGTGCAAGAGATCAAGTAACAGAAGACAGGCAGGGATGCTTATGAAATTAGAGATGACAGGAATTCAAAAATCATTTAATCAAACACCCGCACTGCTGCCGACAGATCTAACGCTTGAACATGGAAAGTTCACGACCCTGCTCGGCCCATCGGGCTGTGGCAAAACAACACTGCTCCGCATGTTGGCCGGGCTGGAACAGCCGGACGCGGGGGAGATTCGTGCAGATGGTCAGTGTATCTACTCTGCGGTGAAGCGGATTGATATACCAACACACAAGCGTAATCTGGGCATGGTGTTTCAGGATTTTGCATTATGGCCGCATATGACTGTATACGAAAATGTAGCATTTGGCCTGAAGGCCGGAAAACAGAAATCTGATCTGCGACAAAAGGTGAACGAAGCACTTGGCATGGTCCGCCTGCAAGGCATGGAAGATCGATATCCTCATCAGCTGTCTGGTGGACAGCAGCAACGGGTTGCTTTTGCCAGAGCCGTAGCGGTTAGACCTGGTGTGATCCTGTTCGATGAGCCACTGAGTGCACTGGATGCTGTACTCCGGGAAGAGATGCGTATTGAGATGATGTCCTTGGTACGAGACATGGGACTGACTGCGCTGTACGTCACACATGATCAGATTGAGGCGATGTCGATGTCGGATGAGATTGTGGTGATGCAGAAGGGGCGGATATTGCAAAAAGGAAGCCCGGAAACGATCTACTCGGCGCCAAGTGATCCGTATGTCGCTTCGTTTATCGGAAAGTCCAACTGGCTCACGCCTAATCAATCGATGGTGCGACCAGAGCATGTCACCTGGAACAAAACAGGTCATGATGATCTGTGTTATCCAGGGACGGTACTTAGTGTCAGCTATGTAGGTGAACGTTATGAAGTACGAGTGCAGATGGAAGGGCTGGGCGTATGGACAGCCTATATGAACCAAAGGGTGCGCGTAGGGGAGCGTGTACAGCTCTATGTAACCCCTGAGCGGATATGCCGAATGGACGGTTATGACCACCAGAGTATGAAGCAAAACGAAGCGATCGCAGTGGCATATTAAATTGTTGAACGAGCACGCAGTTGGAAGCAGAAGTACACATTTTATAAGAAACCAGGGGAGATGGACGAATATGTTGGGTATGAACACACGGAAAAAGAGCGCAATGCTGTTATTAACTGCGGTAATGAGTATCAGTTTGTTCGGATGTAGTACAGGGAACTCGACCACAGGCAACGCGGCACAACCCGCGGGTGAAGGAAACACAGCAGCGGCGGCGGAAACAACGAAACCGGCTGGCGGCAAGTTGGTCTTGTACAGTGCTGGCCCACAGAAGCTGGCGGATAACATTGTGAGCGGATTTACAGACAAAACAGGGATCGAAGTTGAGATGTTCCAGGGAACGACAGGCAAAATTCTGGCTCGTATGGAAGCTGAGAAATCCAATCCGGTTGCAGACGTTGTAATCCTGGCCTCTTTACCTTCAGCACAGGCTCTGAAAGCCGATGGACTGACTATGCCATACCCTGAAGCAGCCAATGCAGACAAGTTGAACAAGGACTGGTCGGATGCAGAGGGCAATTATTTCAGCAGCAGTGCTTCCGCACTGGGCATTGTGTATAACACCAAACTGGTATCTACACCACCAACAAGTTGGGCAGAGCTGGCTACGCCTGCGTGGAAAGATGCAGTAAACATTCCCGACCCTACATTATCAGGTTCAGCACTCGACTTCATCACAGGATACCTGAGCGCAAATGGTGAAAAAGGTTGGGATCTGCTGAGTGCCTATAAAGCCAATGGTGCAGCGATGGCAGGCGCCAATCAGGAAGCACTTGATCCGGTCATTACGGGGGCCAAAAGCATCGTAGCAGCAGGTGTGGACTACATGGCGTATTCCTCCAAGGCAAAAGGCGAACCACTGGATATCGTATATCCTGAGGAAGGCACGGTAATCAGCCCAAGACCGGCAGCGATTCTGAAATCCAGCCCAAATGTAGAGAATGCCAAAGCGTTCATTGACTACCTGTTGTCTGATGAAGCACAGAAGCTTGTTGCAGATGCCTATCTGATCCCGGGCCGCGAAGACATTGAAGCGACTAACCGTGCCAATGTGAAGGATATTCCACAGCTTAAAGTGGATTGGAACTGGATGAGCGAACATGGCGAAGAGACAGCAGCTCGTTTTTCCGAGACTTTTAAGTAAGTACTTTTGCATATGCAACATACCGAAAGAAGAAATAAGATAGAGACAACTAGGCAAAAGGAATACCTGCTGTCTGTGGAAAGTCATGTGAGGTGAACGTAGTGAAACCTGTTGTAATGGACAACAACCGAATTTTTCGGAGAGTGGGCGTGATTCTGGCCCTCTTTCTGCTGACTATAAGCATTGGCGTACCGCTCTTGCTGATCTTCTGGCAAAGTGTGTATCCGGACGGACAATGGGACTGGATGGCTCCGATTCGCACGATTACAGGTCATCATCTATCGGGTGTATTGCTGAATTCCGTCTGGCTTGGTATCTGCGTTGTAGCAGTAACCACGCTGCTGGCGCTACCGCTGGCTTGGATGATGGCGAAGACTCGGATGGGTGAGCATCGCTGGGTGGATGTGATCCTGATGATTCCGTTCATGACCCCGCCGTATATCGGATCGATGGGCTGGATTCTGTTTATGCAAAAAGGGGGATACCTGCAGCAATGGCTGCCCTCATCTGCTGGCTGGAGTGAGCTGTTCTTCAGCTTCTGGGGCATGGTGCTCATCATGAGCCTGCACCTGTTCCCATTCCTGTATCTGCTGCTTCGGGATGCATTGATCCGCATCGGTGGCAATCTGGAAGAAGCGGGAGCTGTGCACGGTGCACGTGCGGGGTATCGTTTCAGACGTATTATTTTACCCCTGTTGTTGTCGTCTTACGGCATGGGAATCATGCTGGTCTTTGTCAAAACGATTGCGGAATTCGGAACACCGGCGACCTTTGGACGCAAGATTGGCTATTATGTCATGACCTCCGAGATCCATAAGTACATATCCAGTTGGCCGATTGACTTCGGCAAGGCGACTTCACTGGCATCGGTGCTGCTGTCCGTCTGTCTGGTGATGTGGTATATGCAGTCTGCCATGAGTCGAAAGTTCACGTATCGTCTAGTCGGTGGCAAAGGACAACGTTCGAAGCGATATTCTCTTCGTGGCGGAGCAGGATGGTTGTGCGGGGTATATCTTGCAATCCTGTTGATCCTGTCGATAGGTATCCCGTATTTCTCCATCATCGCCGCTTCGACCATGAAGTTACGGGGATCGGGAATTGCTTTTGATAATCTCACCTTGGATCATTACAAGGAGCTGTTATCTTGGGGATCAGTGAGTATGAAGGCCATCGGGAACAGTCTGGGATTATCCCTCGCGGCTTCAACCGTTGCTGTTATTATCGGAACCGGGTTTGCGCTGGCGATCGGCAGATCTTCTTCATTCATGCAGCGTGTGATTGACTTGTTCAGTCTGTTGCCTAATACGGTGCCGGGTATCGTGATGGTCGTGGGTCTGATTCTGTTCTGGAACTCACCTTGGATGCCAGTTACGTTGTATAACACCTACGGCATGGTTGTGCTCACGTACGTTGTGCTCTTCTTGCCTTACACCGTGCAGTATGTAAAATCGAGCTTTACCCAGATTGACGGAACGTTGTTCCAGGCTGGGCAAGTCTTTGGCGGGAAGCCGCTGTATATTCTGCGGCGAATCCTGATCCCGCTGATCCTGCCCGGCATGCTGGCGGGTTGGATGATGACCTTTACGATTGCTACCCGGGAGCTGGTAGGTTCGTTGTTGATTCTTCCGCCGTCGATGCAGACGTCGGCTACGTATATTTTTGCCCAGTTTGAACAAGGTCAGGTATCCCTCGGAATGGCGATGGCCGTTGTGACTGTAGGCATGACGGTGCTGATGCTGCTGGGAATCGAACTGCTGAATTCAAAGAGAAAGTGGAATGCATCATGATCAAACTGAGCGTATGGGGCGGTGCAGGGGAACACGGACGTTCCGCCTATCTCCTGAGCGGGAGCCAGTTCCACCTTTTGCTGGATTGTGGTGTGAAAAAAGAAGGCACGGGCGAGTATCCGATGATTGACCCGGAGATTGTCCCCCAACTGGATGCGGTCCTGTTGTCCCACGCCCATGAGGATCATTCGGTCGCCATCCCTTTGCTGTACAAGATGGGCTACCAGGGTGAAGTGTGGACGACGAGAGAGACGAGGGCGCAGCTGCGTACGTATTTTGCCAACTGGCGTAGGTTTGTAGAGCGTGTAGGCGAAGAACTTCCTTATGATGAAGCAGATGAGCAAGCTATTCGTTATCGGTATCTGGAGGATGAGGTGGTATCCCAAACCTGGTTCGAACCCATTCCTGAAGTAAAAGTGATGTGGGGCCGTAGTGGACATCTGGCTGGATCGGTGTGGTTTGGGGTTGAAATGGAAGGTAAGCGGATTTTCTATTCCGGGGACTACACGTCCGAATCGATGCTTTTACAGGAGGATTGTCCAGCGGAGGCATTTTGGAAGACAAACATGCTTCGTGAGAATCCTGTGTCCGATGCTCCTAGCAGCGAGCGGTGGGGTATAGAGGAACTAATCGCTATAAACAGTGGGCAAAAGGCTGGAGAATTCATAACGTCACAAGATCAGACATCTGTTGCATCAGAGGCGTCGTCAAGAACACTTGTATCCATGGAGATACCCATGAAGCAGAGAAATTTCACATCCAATGTAGCAGATGGAGCAGTCAGAGCAGGCAGAGCAAACGTAGCAGACGTTGCAGACGCTGCGCCAATATCTTCGGTCGTGGTGGATCTGGCGATCATTGATGCGGCCTACGGTACGGACCAAGATGCACAGGCTGACAAACTGGAACAGCTGGAACAAGCCATTCGCCAGACGATTGCTCAAGGTGGAAAGGTGCTCTTACCTATGCCTGTCGTAGGGCGTGGACAGGAGATCATACTGTGGGCACAGCAACAATTCCCGGCTATCCCAATCGTAGTGGAACAAGGGCTGGTGGACGGCATGAAGCAGCTTATGCATGTTCCGTATTGGTTGAGGGAGAAGGGAGAGCATGTCAACGGAAGTTCGTTGAAAGACAAAATTGATGGCTTTCTGACTGGACGAGGATGGGATCTGCCTACGACCACTCAAGAGCGGGAACAACTGTTGGAACATCATGCTGCTTCGCTATGGTTTATTCCGGACGGCATGATGCAGTCCTCACTTGCTCGTTGGTATTATAGTCAATTATCGGACAGGGAGGAGAATCTGATTCTGCTCACCGGGCATGTTGCTCATGGTACATTTGGTGATAAGCTGCTACAGGTTCCTGACAAGTATGGAGTGTGTGAGGTGCGGAAAATACGTTATAAAGTGCATCAGGGCTGGAAGGATGTTGAACGGATGCTGCACCTGATTCCAGCAAAGCATACGGTCCTTGTGCATGCTGACCGGGCAGAGACGGACCGATTAAAAGAAGGTTTGCTCAGAAATAGCCCGTCACCGGGAACAGTTATACATTCACTGTCTGCTGGTGACGAGCTATATCTGTGAATTGTGCATGAATCAAATTGCTGCGACAGATTGGAACGTCCCTGGGGACGTTCTTTTTCCATTGATGTGTGATCTTTAGGGTTCGCGATGAATAGGGTGTTCCAGTTCGGCATGACCCATCAAACTATCAACGGCTTCACCATCCACCAGTATATCCAGGCTGTTCACTTCATCAAATTGAAACATCGTTGTAGTTAA
This Paenibacillus xylanexedens DNA region includes the following protein-coding sequences:
- a CDS encoding ABC transporter permease; its protein translation is MDNNRIFRRVGVILALFLLTISIGVPLLLIFWQSVYPDGQWDWMAPIRTITGHHLSGVLLNSVWLGICVVAVTTLLALPLAWMMAKTRMGEHRWVDVILMIPFMTPPYIGSMGWILFMQKGGYLQQWLPSSAGWSELFFSFWGMVLIMSLHLFPFLYLLLRDALIRIGGNLEEAGAVHGARAGYRFRRIILPLLLSSYGMGIMLVFVKTIAEFGTPATFGRKIGYYVMTSEIHKYISSWPIDFGKATSLASVLLSVCLVMWYMQSAMSRKFTYRLVGGKGQRSKRYSLRGGAGWLCGVYLAILLILSIGIPYFSIIAASTMKLRGSGIAFDNLTLDHYKELLSWGSVSMKAIGNSLGLSLAASTVAVIIGTGFALAIGRSSSFMQRVIDLFSLLPNTVPGIVMVVGLILFWNSPWMPVTLYNTYGMVVLTYVVLFLPYTVQYVKSSFTQIDGTLFQAGQVFGGKPLYILRRILIPLILPGMLAGWMMTFTIATRELVGSLLILPPSMQTSATYIFAQFEQGQVSLGMAMAVVTVGMTVLMLLGIELLNSKRKWNAS
- a CDS encoding MBL fold metallo-hydrolase; translation: MIKLSVWGGAGEHGRSAYLLSGSQFHLLLDCGVKKEGTGEYPMIDPEIVPQLDAVLLSHAHEDHSVAIPLLYKMGYQGEVWTTRETRAQLRTYFANWRRFVERVGEELPYDEADEQAIRYRYLEDEVVSQTWFEPIPEVKVMWGRSGHLAGSVWFGVEMEGKRIFYSGDYTSESMLLQEDCPAEAFWKTNMLRENPVSDAPSSERWGIEELIAINSGQKAGEFITSQDQTSVASEASSRTLVSMEIPMKQRNFTSNVADGAVRAGRANVADVADAAPISSVVVDLAIIDAAYGTDQDAQADKLEQLEQAIRQTIAQGGKVLLPMPVVGRGQEIILWAQQQFPAIPIVVEQGLVDGMKQLMHVPYWLREKGEHVNGSSLKDKIDGFLTGRGWDLPTTTQEREQLLEHHAASLWFIPDGMMQSSLARWYYSQLSDREENLILLTGHVAHGTFGDKLLQVPDKYGVCEVRKIRYKVHQGWKDVERMLHLIPAKHTVLVHADRAETDRLKEGLLRNSPSPGTVIHSLSAGDELYL